The following nucleotide sequence is from Pseudarthrobacter psychrotolerans.
ATGCCGTTTGTCCTCACGGGGCCGGGTCCCGGCCGACTCGATGTGAGAATCATCGGTCCGCTGCGGATCCAGCGCGGGGATGCAGCCCTCGGATACGGGGAGCTGGGCGGCCCCAAGCCCCGGCAAATCCTCGAACTCCTTTTGTTGAACCTTGGCGCACCCGTTTCCAAGGACCGCCTCATCCACATCCTCTGGGCCGGGCAGGCACCGCCGGAGGCGCTCCCCACCTTGGAAAGCTATGTCAGTGTGCTGCGGCGTCGTCTGCAGCCCGGAATGGGCAAGGACGGCCCCTTGCGGACCGTGACCGGCGGCTACATGCTGGACAGGTCGCTGGTGGACCTGGATCTGGACCGCTTCGAGACCCTGGTACGAAGGGCCGAATCCGCAGTGCCGCAGCGCGCGATTGTGCTGCTCCAGGAGGCTCTTGACCTGGCTTCGGCTCCACTGATGGGCGATGAACTGTTGCCATCATGGGCAGAGGGCGAGCGAACCCGCCATGCTGCCCGCGTCTTCCGCGCCCGGATTCTGGCAGCGGAGTCTGCCCTGGCCGTTGGAAGAACCCGACTGGCCGCTACCTGGGCCAGGGAGGCCGTAGCGGATGATCCCCTCAGCGAACAGGCCTGGACGGCCCTTGTCCTCGGCCTGGAGCAGGGTGGCCAGCCCACGGAGGCATTGCGTGCCTTCGAACAGTGCAGGCGGATCATGGACCGGGAGATGGGCTGCGCGCCGGGTCCCGTCTTGAGGTCCATTTACGCCAGGCTTCTTGAGGCCACGGCCCACACCACCGTGCCTGTGTCAGGGTCCACCCCGGACTCACAAAAAATTCGCGTCATGACCATCAACGGCCACCGGACGTTCACCGAGCTGCTCGCCGTCGCCCTGGACCGGGAACCGGACATGCTCAGTGTGGGAACGGCGGACTCGGCGCAATCGGGCGTTGATCTGGTCCGTGAACTGGCGCCCGACGTCGTCATCCTTGACAACCTCCTGCGCGACGACGACGGCGTTGCTGCCGCACTCAGCATTCGTGCTGCTGCGCCCCGCACCCGCATCGTGATGCTGGCGCCGACGCCGGGAGCGCAACGGCAGGCAGCCGCCGCGGGCATCTGCGCGTTACTGCCTAAGGACGGCTCATTGGCCATGTCGTTGAACGCCGTTCGGCGAAAGACCAGCGACGTTCATGGACGCTGACTGACCCGTCCGGCATAAAAAGCTCCATTGCCGTCCACCACGGCGGCTATGGAGTTGGGCATCCGTCTAGTTGTCACTTGATGAAGCGGCCAGTGCAAATCCGTACGCCAGTCGAAGGCCGGGCTGTCAA
It contains:
- a CDS encoding BTAD domain-containing putative transcriptional regulator produces the protein MISVDLAVSDDTMPFVLTGPGPGRLDVRIIGPLRIQRGDAALGYGELGGPKPRQILELLLLNLGAPVSKDRLIHILWAGQAPPEALPTLESYVSVLRRRLQPGMGKDGPLRTVTGGYMLDRSLVDLDLDRFETLVRRAESAVPQRAIVLLQEALDLASAPLMGDELLPSWAEGERTRHAARVFRARILAAESALAVGRTRLAATWAREAVADDPLSEQAWTALVLGLEQGGQPTEALRAFEQCRRIMDREMGCAPGPVLRSIYARLLEATAHTTVPVSGSTPDSQKIRVMTINGHRTFTELLAVALDREPDMLSVGTADSAQSGVDLVRELAPDVVILDNLLRDDDGVAAALSIRAAAPRTRIVMLAPTPGAQRQAAAAGICALLPKDGSLAMSLNAVRRKTSDVHGR